The following is a genomic window from Acidobacteriota bacterium.
AAATCAATACTACAGAATGCACTTTGCCCGCTATCTGCGCAGGTACAAGAAAAATCCCTGAACCGATAATTGTTCCTATAACAATCAAAGTTCCATCAAACAATCCAAGTTTTCTCGGCAATTCCTCTGAAAGTCGCTCTTCTTTGTTTAACATCTTATCTCCTCCATCAATCTTCTTTTAATCTCGAAAGATTTATAGATTTTAACTTCTCAATTTTAAAATATTTTTTTATCTTTTCTGTTAGCTCTGGCCCCCAGACTTCTTCAGTAACTATTCTTCTCATCTCAGGAAAGCTCAATTTACAAACTTCATTCCATTTATTCGCTTCTCTTATTAGAGTCTCAAGCTCTTCCCTTTCTTTTTCATTTTTAAAATCATAAGAAACATTTACTCTTTTTGATATGGTAGCTTTAAATTGATCTCCTCTAACAACATCTAATCCTTCTTTTTCTGCATATTTGAGGATAAGGTCTTTCAGCCTTTCCATTTCATTTTCAATTTTTTCCGTCTGTATTTTTAAATCATCTATTTCTTCTTTTAATTTTACATATTGATTAACAAGCTTCACCCCATCATCTTCCAGATATTCATCTTCTGTTAAATTCTCTACGATAAAAAAATGCTTTCTTCTCGGACAGAGATCCTGGTAAACACACCATTCACATAGCTCAGATTCATGAGGTTCAAACCTTACTTCCCTTTCTACTTTTTTAATCAGAGCAATCGTATTTCTTATTAGATCTTTTAATTGATCTTCACCTCTTTCCGATGAAAATTCTTTATCAAAGTATACAAAGTGCCAGATCAACTTTATTCTCTGCGCATCTCTCCACATTTTTTGGACTCCAATCTGGTAGAGACCGAGCTGCTTATCCTTATCGAGGTCTTTTTGGGTAGGTAAAGTTGTTGAAGTTTTATAATCATGGATTTCATAAATTCCATCTTCTGATTGAGATATTCTATCTATTACTCCAAAAATTTTATACATTCCTCTATCATCAAGGGGGATTTCTATTGATCTTTCGAGGCTTAATACTCTTGAGGAATCAAACGGATAATATCTTCTATAATAATCTTCGATGCATCTTTCACCGATTTTTTTATAATCTTCAACGGACCATTCTTTTTTTATAACAAATATTTCCTCATGAAAATTAGATTTCCATTGTCCTCTAAAGTAATTTATTAACTCATCAAGCGTGAAAATTTTTATTTTCAAATTCTTGTAAAGAAATTCCATCGTTTTATGGAATGTTCTTCCCAACAAAATTTCAACAGGTTCTATCCTTCTTTCAATTTTATCTATATACCTCAACTTAAACTGATGAGGACACTTTTCAAATAAATCCAATTTTGAGTATGAATATACTGGCATATTGCCTCCTTCTCAATAAAGTTTTCTTCATCAAACATTTGCTAAAAACTTTATCAAAAATTATTTCAATTTTCCATCTTTTTCTAATACAGACGAATTATATAAATTGAATTTTATTTTTATTTGACTTTTTATTTTCTTTTTGATATTTTCCCATCAAATTAATGAAGGAGGTGCGTTTTGGATAAAAAGGGTCTTTACATGGTAACAGGTTTTTGTGCAATCCTTGCAGGTATTCTAAGTGTGGTAGGTTATATCTGTTATTTGATCGGTGTGCAATCAATTAAAATGCCCATGCCG
Proteins encoded in this region:
- a CDS encoding PD-(D/E)XK nuclease family protein; its protein translation is MPVYSYSKLDLFEKCPHQFKLRYIDKIERRIEPVEILLGRTFHKTMEFLYKNLKIKIFTLDELINYFRGQWKSNFHEEIFVIKKEWSVEDYKKIGERCIEDYYRRYYPFDSSRVLSLERSIEIPLDDRGMYKIFGVIDRISQSEDGIYEIHDYKTSTTLPTQKDLDKDKQLGLYQIGVQKMWRDAQRIKLIWHFVYFDKEFSSERGEDQLKDLIRNTIALIKKVEREVRFEPHESELCEWCVYQDLCPRRKHFFIVENLTEDEYLEDDGVKLVNQYVKLKEEIDDLKIQTEKIENEMERLKDLILKYAEKEGLDVVRGDQFKATISKRVNVSYDFKNEKEREELETLIREANKWNEVCKLSFPEMRRIVTEEVWGPELTEKIKKYFKIEKLKSINLSRLKED